In one Pseudomonas tensinigenes genomic region, the following are encoded:
- a CDS encoding helix-turn-helix transcriptional regulator: MTAPEFDPALDNFRAIADAIATLFFPHAEVVLHDLRTQKVDYIANNLSKREIGDDSSLEDMLSEDVSDRNIGPYEKLNWDGQKIRSLSSVLRDSEGLPLAVLCINLNISLFENAKAALDLFLSPSKLIPQPDSLFRDDWQERINTFLHAWLRERQLSLNVLTRDHKRELVLALHAEGAFKGKSASNYVANVLNMGRATVYKHLKEMKG; this comes from the coding sequence ATGACCGCCCCTGAGTTCGACCCGGCGCTGGATAACTTCCGCGCCATCGCCGATGCCATCGCCACACTGTTCTTTCCGCACGCCGAAGTAGTGCTGCACGACCTGCGCACGCAGAAGGTCGATTACATCGCCAACAACCTGTCCAAACGCGAGATCGGCGACGACTCGTCGCTGGAAGACATGCTCAGTGAGGATGTCAGTGACCGCAATATCGGTCCGTACGAAAAGCTCAATTGGGACGGCCAGAAGATTCGCAGCCTGAGCAGCGTCCTGCGCGACAGCGAAGGCCTGCCGCTGGCGGTGCTGTGCATCAATCTGAATATTTCGCTGTTCGAAAATGCCAAGGCGGCGCTGGACCTGTTCCTCTCGCCGAGCAAGCTGATTCCACAACCGGACTCACTGTTTCGTGATGACTGGCAGGAGCGCATCAACACTTTCCTCCACGCCTGGCTGCGTGAGCGGCAACTGAGCCTGAATGTGCTGACCCGCGATCACAAGCGTGAACTGGTGCTGGCACTGCACGCCGAAGGCGCGTTCAAAGGCAAGAGCGCCTCGAACTATGTGGCCAATGTGCTGAACATGGGGCGGGCGACGGTGTACAAGCATTTGAAGGAAATGAAGGGCTAG
- a CDS encoding ABC transporter substrate-binding protein — protein MKKLPLITGLVLSLLASASAFAAEQTLRIGIEAAYPPFASKTDKGEIVGFDYDIGNALCAQMKVKCVWVEGEFDGLIPSLKVKKIDMALSSMTINEDRKKSVDFTHKYYFTSSRLVMKEGATVDDQYASLKGKNVGVQRATTTDRYATEVFEPKGINVKRYSNNEEIYMDLAAGRLDAIFADTIPLNDFLSMPRGKGYAFVGPELKDPKYVGEGAGIAVRKGNAELVSQLNGAIDGIRASGEYQKISEKYFKSDIYGD, from the coding sequence ATGAAGAAACTCCCCCTCATCACCGGTCTGGTCCTCAGCCTGTTAGCCTCAGCCAGCGCGTTCGCCGCCGAACAAACCCTGCGCATCGGCATCGAAGCCGCTTACCCGCCATTTGCGTCGAAAACCGATAAAGGCGAAATCGTCGGTTTCGACTACGACATCGGCAACGCCCTGTGCGCGCAGATGAAGGTCAAGTGCGTGTGGGTCGAAGGTGAGTTTGATGGTCTGATCCCTTCGCTGAAAGTGAAGAAAATCGACATGGCGCTGTCATCGATGACCATCAACGAAGACCGCAAGAAGTCGGTGGATTTCACCCACAAGTACTACTTCACTTCGTCGCGACTGGTGATGAAGGAAGGCGCAACGGTCGATGACCAGTACGCCAGCCTCAAGGGCAAGAACGTCGGCGTGCAGCGCGCAACGACTACTGACCGTTATGCCACCGAGGTGTTCGAGCCGAAGGGCATCAACGTCAAGCGCTACAGCAACAACGAAGAGATCTACATGGATCTGGCGGCGGGGCGGCTGGATGCGATTTTTGCCGACACTATTCCGCTCAATGACTTTCTGTCGATGCCGCGGGGCAAGGGTTATGCGTTTGTCGGGCCTGAGTTGAAGGATCCGAAGTACGTGGGCGAGGGCGCGGGGATTGCGGTGCGCAAGGGTAATGCCGAACTGGTCAGCCAGTTGAATGGCGCGATTGATGGCATTCGTGCGAGTGGCGAGTACCAGAAGATTTCCGAGAAGTATTTCAAGTCCGATATCTACGGCGACTGA